A segment of the Malassezia restricta chromosome V, complete sequence genome:
CCCGGCACGGAATCTCGCTGACCATGCAAGTCAAGGTCTTGCTCACGCTTCCTCTGGACGTGGGGAAGGGGAAACGGAAAAGATAAACGCAGCCATTTGTCGTCATCAAGGCCATGGTCAGATGACATAGATGCATGATCCACACAAAAGCTCTTTTGCGACTTCGACTCGTACGAAGCGTCAGGAGCTAGACTGCCTTTTCGCATGAGAAGAATACGGCGCGAAGGCGTGATCTTGTCACGAGGCGAAAATGGCGTGAAACGGCCCCTCGTGTCACACTAGGGAATGGGGCCCTATGATACGTTGATTTCCCTATTGACAAAACACTAGATTAGAATTGATCACCCCAGTCAGCCAAGACGGACTCCACACGCGCTGTCAACGCGCTGCAAGGGAGGCGGCACTAACACAGCCTCATCCCAAGGACCACGCATTTCGGTCTTCCATCTCTGTGCTCGCCGCATCCACAGAGGGCATAGTAGGCACACGAAAAAAAGGGCACATGGTTCGAGGAACACTGCCACAACAGGGCTTACGCGCCACATGGCATACATGCTGGCACACACAAAGAGAGACGTTATAGGTACCACCATGCGCGGAATTTGCCGCTGATCACGCGTCGTCACATTGCCATAATACGTGTAAACGCGATCTCGGAGCAGAGGGTATATGGCAAACAATTGTAAGGCAACAAGCAGCAGTGCGTACACGTCCGCATCCATCGTAAGTCGACTGGAAAGAACAACGCTGGCACACATGGCCATATTTAAACTTATGGTGGATCTGAGGCGTGACCTTGGATCCTGCAACATGGAGTAGTCCGCGAAGGCCAAGTGACCGCCAAAGAGAATGGCGGCGCATGCCCACACACTCCCATCCGTTGTAGTCTCACTAAAAGTGCGCACGACAGGAGACAGGGCCTGTAATGCAAATATTAGGACAACGATGCTTGAAATGGTATGCGCGATGGACTTGCCCTCGTTGACAAGCTCGCTTTCCTTCGGCACGCAACTTCCCATACAAGCCAGTATAAATGTGGTTAGCGTGCTGAGCCAGATTAAAGCAGATGAATGTAACAGCCCCATATACAGATGAGCAAATATCGCAACAAAAAGAAGGACAATGGATAACTTCTGCCCGATACTGAGAGAAGACAACATGATAAACTCCCAGGTGGGAAATGATGCCGTAGCATTCGTTCGTAGCTGACTCAGAAACGAAGCATCAACATAGTTATCTTCGTAGGCTTGCTTCTTCCATAAAACCTTTTCCCAacacgctgctggtgcGATCGTATCGTCGCCCATCACATTGGCCCTCCTTCGCGGCCCTCACTGCTTGGCTCCGAAAAGCGACGCGATACCGGCAGGCTTCGTGCAGAGTTGAAACACAACCAATCAATGTAGGGTATCCACACCCTCCACTGTAAGAAGGGAGGTTTGGTCCTATTCGCGCGTATTCTGAAAATGGAGATCTCGTATATATATTCGATTGGCCCTGCCCCCTGCTCGGCCGATCGATTACGAGTACTTGTGGCGCTTAGAGAGCCCAGATAAACCAATGAATATGTACGATGCAAGCGAGAGCACCGAAATTGGGTGGCAAAGCTCCCACCCTAGCGCATCGAGTCTCGGCAATCCATCATCCTCGGGATCTCCACGTCTCCAATACCGAGACATTGCCACTTCTACCCATTGGGTGACTCCAGAGGTATACTGTGAGCCATGACAAGCGCAACACAGGGACCTATTCCTATAATCAGGTCTGGTGAAACAACGAACAGCAATGCCATGCATGACGGTACACCGATGGCCAGGACTAACACCTCTGGTAGCTACTTGGGGCTCAGTGCGGGTCTGAGTGGAAGCGCCAGTTTCAGGGAAGCTATGGCTGTGTCCTTCGGTAAAGATGTTGCTGACTTGCTTGAATATTCGATTGGGCGCTTCTCCTCCTCTACAGACTCCGACGCCACTGTGGCAGGACCATCGTCTGTACGGCTAGAGTCAACTTTTTGCCGAAACTTTACTTGCTGCGGCAAAGAGTTGGATGATTTGCATGATCTTCTACAGCATTATGAAGAGTGTCATGTGCGATTTGAGGATGATGACACTGAAAGTATGGTGACTGATGAAGACATGGATGATGCAAGCATGACGACCGAGGCGTCAGCTTCATCGCAACACCCAACAGCAGCCGCACCTTTAGCTGCGACTACCGATGTTGGAATGAGCAACAGTTCTGTGGACGAAGAAATGCCATCAGCCCGATCACGCCCACTGATTTCTTCAACTATCAATAACACGCCCATGGTATCTACCACGAACGAAAACTTAGAGTACCCGAGCGCCTTTGACACTGCTGTTATGTGCTCTCCATCGGGTCGTGGAAAGAAGCGCACGCATGGACAGCAGGCTGGTGGCTCTTCCTCGAATCCCTTGTTCCGTGCACTACTCGAAAACGGAGGCCGTCACCCGCTCAGCATGTCAGGTACTTATTCGTCGCCCTTCTCGAGCCCAGGTACTTCTCGGGCGGGTACACCATCGATCGATTCTGAAAATGAAGCATTTTTAGGCTCGACAACGCAACCTACTATATTCTCTAACCTCAATATTCGCGGTAATGCTGCCGATGACCAGCTTCCGTCTTGTGCACCGCCGAATCTGTTCTTCCCATCAGCGAATGTCGCATCGCTGCAACGTCCAGTGAAACGCGAGCGCTTTGGACCAATTACTACTCCAAGTACGCCTTCTACGCCTACAACTGCCAATTTCTCTGGTTCGTCTACCTCTGCGGCAGACAACAGTACCTCTGAACATCGCCCATACAAATGCCCTGCCCCGGGATGTGATAAAGCTTATAAGCAAATGAATGGGCTAAAATATCACAGGTTGCATGGACACTGTAATCAAAATCTGCGCAATGTGAACTCCGGCAATGCTACTTCTTCGCCAAATACGGTCacgacagcgtcgtcgacgcaAGGCTCGACGGCTCAGAAACCTTCAACTCCTAATGTACTTGGTGCTGGAGTCACATCCGCGTCTGCTTCTTCGAATGACACAAGTATCGGGACGCCTGGACCCGTGTTGGGATCAGGCGACGCGACGGCGAAATCTGAATTCAAGCCAGATTCGCCTCAAAGTGACGTCATAATGACTGGTATTTCGACGCCAGCTCAAGGCTTGTTTTCCTCTTTAAATTATGGAACTCCATTGGGGTCTCCGACCGCCCCTAACAAGCAAGAACCTGTATCCGTTTCACCAGCTAAGAACTTAAACAATGCCCAACCGGATAAGATGTACGTTTGTCAGGTTGGCAACTGTGACAAGCGTTACAAGAACCTTAATGGACTTCGTTATCATTATTTGCATTCGGGCTCACACGGTCTGCTGGGTCTCCAGCTTCTTCATGCAAACGGAGGTGGAGCAAGTGCCAAGGCAGATAGTGTGAGTGGTCGCCCTCCTGTGTCGACAGACACGCTATCTCGTGAGCAGATTGTCcaggctgctgctgctgcccaGGCTTTATTAAGCCAGCAAGGAGCAAATTGCAACAAGGGTCCTAACGGGAACACCAACCCAAACCTCACAGCTGCGGCTTTCCTTTCATCCGTGACAAATAACAATGCAGCGATTGCTATGGCCAATGCCGAGCCATTGTAAATTCTGTGTATTTCTATTGACGCATAACGTTTTTATTCGCCTGTTACGAAAGTCATCGGGGAGTTGATATTGTATTTTTCGAGGGAAATTAGAGAATTTTATGCCCAATATTTTTGTACTTGACATTGATGTGCAGAATAAAAATTTGTAGACTATGTGGGAGCTAAGCAATGGTTTACTTGGAGAATGAAAGCGTGCTTGGCACAACTTCAATCCAGTAGTTGTCTTGTTTGTCAGCCGAGGTTGTCACATACCTGGATCAAGAATGAAAGCTTGATTTGATTAGCACAACATTGTAACAACGTACCAATTGTCTTCATCCTGCCATCTGAAGGTCAAAAAACATTCGAAAACGTACCTGTCAAACGCTTTTGCCACTTGACACCGAGCCTTTCGAAACGCTCGCATGCTGCCTCAATATTGTCCACAGAAATAGCAAGGTGACCAAAGCCACGAGGCTCAGAGTTACCGTTGTGGTAAGACAAGTTGGGGTCATTCTCAGTGCCATGATTGTGTGTAAGCTCGAGAACAGCTTCGCGCTTTCCGAGAGGCTCGTTCTTCTGATGCTGATAAGCAAGGAAATACAGTGTAAAGTCGGAGCCTTCCATTTTATCAATCAGCTCCATGCCGAGGACATTCTCGTAAAAGTCCAGGGAAACCTTGGGGTCTTTAACACGAATCATCGTGCTTTATATAAGTTTTGCATTCAAATACATACTGATGAAAACGGAAGCTAGCAGTTTCTTGCCATCAGGTATACGTACGACGTACCTTCAGAATATCCCATATTGGCAAAAGGACAAGCCACGCAGCCcggcgcacggccgccCTCAACGCACACGACCTCCATGGCGTTTCAATGCACGTGATTTACACGAGAGTCGAGGCCTACGTGCGCCTATGGATGAACGGACAGGTTCTGCAGTGCTTCCGTGGGGGCATCTGCTTCAGCTTGAGCAGAATCATCCTGCTTTTGAGCATTTCCTTTCTTTCccttgcgctgcttgtATTCAAAACCGGCAGCTTTGGCATTGGCGGCCGCCTCTTCAGGCGATTCAGCCAAACCACCCTCTTCCTTTGTGAAGTATGGCGCAATCATAGGGTTGACTGGTCGTTAGTAGTTCCGAGCACGTACGCTTCTTGGCTTTGACCTTTTTGGCCTTTGGTTCCTCGTCGGGGTATGCGAGCGCTTTGATCTTCTTAAATTCTTCCGTCTCGTAGAGCTTCTGTACGGGTTCAAGCAAAGTATTCAAAGCGGTTGCGACCGCCGGCTTCAAGTCAGCAGGATGAAGCTTCTTTTCCTTAAAGTCCCTCACAAGATCATCGTACGAGACATAGTGAAGAGGACCTCCAAACTTCTCCGGACGCATAATGCTAAAAAGAGTGCCCTCAGGAGCCTCATCAGGAATAAATGAGCGGGATTGGCCTTCCAATCGGGTATGCTTGTCCATCATTTCAGCACGAACACGAGCAATTGGCATCAACACAGCACCAACAAAAGCCAAGACGCCATTTTCTTCCACTTCACCTTCCATGCAATAAGCAGCCTTAATTTTCTTCGACACCTCACTTGGTGAGTCGAGGAAGTCAATCTTGGAGTCTGTATCAGATGAAGACATTTTTGAGCCGTTCATGCCTGGCACCATGCCATTCATAATGTGTGCGCGCTTCTGGTAGCCGAGTTTTGGTAAGTACTGCTCAGCAAACATAAAAATCTTACGCTGATCAAGACCGCCAAACTGAAAGTCGACATCAAGATACTGCTCGTCCAGAGCCTGTAGACCAGGATAAAGCAGACCACTGAGGAGCGGACTAGCCACCTGCTTCACAACCTCGGCACCGGCCTTTTTGGCATCGTGCTCTGTTACCATGGCGGCTAGACGATACACGTCAAAATTGTACTTTTCAGTAAGTTGGTAAGAGGAGCCCATTACAAAGGTAAGACGTTCCGTAGGTACGCCAATCGACTTCATGACACATGTAAGGATCTGCTGATAATAATGGGCGCGATGCTTTACCAGCTCAATAGGCGCCTTCATGTTATCAAGGAATGCATGAATATCAGCAAAAAGCACTTTGACCTGGACACCTGCACGCAGAAAGTCAGCAAGCTTGGTGAGAGGAACCAAGTAGCCAACATGGGGGCGGCCAGTGGGGGCGGTACCCCAGTAACAGCGGAGGGGGCGTTCATTCGCGTCCAGAACCTGTTGAATAGATTCACCTCCAATTATCTCTTCAATCCCACGTGTGATTAGAGCGTAGCGCTCCTGCTTTGACAGTGTGACTTCTGCTGTCATGGTATGTTGTGCCGAATACTCAAAAGTGACGGTGGAACCAGAAGCCAAGGAGAAAATGCTGACTAAGCGTCACCAAACACATGTTCTACGGACTTGAGCATGACGAGGGGTAGGATGGCGCAGAACAGAGAAGTTTATGGGCACTATGCTACATAATGAATAACGGGGGTTATACGCGGAAACGCGAAGCGGAAGATCCTCTATCAAAGAAGTACTTGACCATGTACACTTGACCCACAGACACGCCCAAAATGATAAGAGCCTGAAAAATAGAGTAGCGCGTGATCCGGTGCTGAGTATGATCCACAAGCACATATCCCTGATTATCACGAAGACGGAAATAACGAAGCGTCCGCTCGATGGACGTGAGATCGGAATCGATTTTTGACATGGACTCTTCAACAGGCGATGATTGGTCACGCAGAAGTGCGGCCTTTGCCAATGGTAGTTCAAGACGTGGCTCTGATTCTACCGTGATATCAAAGTCAACGAGCTTCTCCTCATGCGTGCTGACTCGGTTCTCAAAGCAGAAACTGTATTCACCCGCTTCATTCGCTGTAAACACAAAGTCTTCCTGAGATGACTTTTCACCGTGCAAAATGATTTTATCGTGCGGCGAAATAAGAGTGTAATCGACGTCGAAATCACCACCTTCCTGCACAGCGAAGTAAAAGCCGACTTTTTCGTATTTTTGATCCACCCACGCAAAGTAACACGATTTGCCACGTTGAGGAACGCTTGCCGTGAGGGCCGCGGCATCCGTTATTGTTGTGTATATTGTTAATACAAGTAAGAGAACGGCCAGCGCATTCGTGCGTACACTCATTGTCGAACGACCGCTCTGTTAATCGTGTAGATAAGGGACACGTCTCCATGAGTTGGTGTCACCCGTTGGTCATGAATGTCACGTGCCGTGAAGCGAGCGAACCCCCACATGTGGCTCAACCGACGCTGCATACGCGTTGCATACCTCAAGCTACAAGTACATATGTTATGGTGTGGATGAAAGTTTTCGCAGTGTTTTCGTGAGTTGTTCAATGCCTTTAGCATTAGCGATACTCCAAATCTCAAATTCAGATGCCTCCTCATCAAGTGGGCCTATCCGAGCCTGGATGTCTGGCGACGCATGACGAATTGGGCGCGTTCGCGCAAAGTCCGTTCACGACTAAGCTGCTGAGCGATAACACGAATTAGACCGACACAGATGAATTGTTTCATACCCCGATCAATGTATGTCGAGATTTTATGTAGCCATTGTGCCGGTGACCTCAATGCGACAAACATATCGTCTCGAATAGCATCTACACATTGATGGGTTTTTCACAACCTGGTGGAAAAAGTACAGGATGTGGCATAAGGCACTTCATGGCTTCCAAGCCGTGATATTGCATCGAGCATAATGCATCGCGTGGCTCGAACACACCTGCCGCCAGTAGTGCAGCATAAAAACCTGAACCATGGCCAGCCGCCCAATGCGGATGACTTTCGATACATCCACATCGAATTCTTTTCGTATAACAGAGAGATGATGTAGCCGTAAGAATAGCAGGCATCGCTTTTCTTGTCGGTTGAGTTCAAGTTGCGAGCCGCCCAAAATGAGATCAGTAAGCCATCCTCGTCGTAAGCGAGTATCAGGCGCTCGGAATTGAGTGACAAGACCACGTTGCTCTACTAAGCACGCCTCATAGATAGCACGATCAGGATGAGAGTTGGCAAAGGGCACAGGTTGTCCTGTAGCAAACTGGGTGATGCAGGTTTCTGCCTCGTGCCAGACATCGCGTATCGCTTTATATTTTCGTAAGGGTCACGGGTCATGGAGACGTACTGAGAACCTTGGCCCGGCATGATAAGCGCGGCAAGTTTGGTTGGATCGGGCGTCGCGTCCATCCCTGACGGAACTCAGCGACATTTCGTACAGCCAATGAAGGTACAATACCGGATGATACCCACCAAGAAGCATTTAACGACGAGGATGGCAGGGAAAAAGCACAGTTCTGGTAGAGGCTGGTTCGACTTCGCAGATGCAAGTCTTCTCCGTTCAAGCGTCGcttcatccagcacgactCCGTCCGCTGATGAGCTTCGCATACATGCACTCTAGCTAAATACAGCGCCTTTGACTGCACGTACTTGTAGCAACAACGCAGGGTTGGCTCGACCACGTACCATGGACGCTGTCATCGTTGGGTACGTGGTTCGGTCGTCGCTACCGTGCATCGACTTTTCTTTGCCACCGTCTGACGCATATCTCTAATATTTTTGCATGGCTCTATGCGACGAGTGTGTCCAGCGCCATTATGGTGCGCAAGCTCTGAGCCCAGCCGAGCTGCAATAGGCATGCGCCAAGCGCCAAGATCGAGAATCACCCCGCACGGGTTCCATCTCCACACCACATATTTCCCACGCGCTCTCTCAGTCAGTGCGCGGC
Coding sequences within it:
- a CDS encoding phosphatidylinositol glycan, class C → MGDDTIAPAACWEKVLWKKQAYEDNYVDASFLSQLRTNATASFPTWEFIMLSSLSIGQKLSIVLLFVAIFAHLYMGLLHSSALIWLSTLTTFILACMGSCVPKESELVNEGKSIAHTISSIVVLIFALQALSPVVRTFSETTTDGSVWACAAILFGGHLAFADYSMLQDPRSRLRSTISLNMAMCASVVLSSRLTMDADVYALLLVALQLFAIYPLLRDRVYTYYGNVTTRDQRQIPRMVVPITSLFVCASMYAMWRVSPVVAVFLEPCALFFVCLLCPLWMRRAQRWKTEMRGPWDEAVLVPPPLQRVDSACGVRLG
- a CDS encoding zinc finger protein, C2H2 type, giving the protein MTSATQGPIPIIRSGETTNSNAMHDGTPMARTNTSGSYLGLSAGLSGSASFREAMAVSFGKDVADLLEYSIGRFSSSTDSDATVAGPSSVRLESTFCRNFTCCGKELDDLHDLLQHYEECHVRFEDDDTESMVTDEDMDDASMTTEASASSQHPTAAAPLAATTDVGMSNSSVDEEMPSARSRPLISSTINNTPMVSTTNENLEYPSAFDTAVMCSPSGRGKKRTHGQQAGGSSSNPLFRALLENGGRHPLSMSGTYSSPFSSPGTSRAGTPSIDSENEAFLGSTTQPTIFSNLNIRGNAADDQLPSCAPPNLFFPSANVASLQRPVKRERFGPITTPSTPSTPTTANFSGSSTSAADNSTSEHRPYKCPAPGCDKAYKQMNGLKYHRLHGHCNQNLRNVNSGNATSSPNTVTTASSTQGSTAQKPSTPNVLGAGVTSASASSNDTSIGTPGPVLGSGDATAKSEFKPDSPQSDVIMTGISTPAQGLFSSLNYGTPLGSPTAPNKQEPVSVSPAKNLNNAQPDKMYVCQVGNCDKRYKNLNGLRYHYLHSGSHGLLGLQLLHANGGGASAKADSVSGRPPVSTDTLSREQIVQAAAAAQALLSQQGANCNKGPNGNTNPNLTAAAFLSSVTNNNAAIAMANAEPL
- a CDS encoding monomeric glyoxalase I produces the protein MGYSEETASFRFHHTMIRVKDPKVSLDFYENVLGMELIDKMEGSDFTLYFLAYQHQKNEPLGKREAVLELTHNHGTENDPNLSYHNGNSEPRGFGHLAISVDNIEAACERFERLGVKWQKRLTDGRMKTIAFILDPDNYWIEVVPSTLSFSK
- a CDS encoding tyrosyl-tRNA synthetase, coding for MTAEVTLSKQERYALITRGIEEIIGGESIQQVLDANERPLRCYWGTAPTGRPHVGYLVPLTKLADFLRAGVQVKVLFADIHAFLDNMKAPIELVKHRAHYYQQILTCVMKSIGVPTERLTFVMGSSYQLTEKYNFDVYRLAAMVTEHDAKKAGAEVVKQVASPLLSGLLYPGLQALDEQYLDVDFQFGGLDQRKIFMFAEQYLPKLGYQKRAHIMNGMVPGMNGSKMSSSDTDSKIDFLDSPSEVSKKIKAAYCMEGEVEENGVLAFVGAVLMPIARVRAEMMDKHTRLEGQSRSFIPDEAPEGTLFSIMRPEKFGGPLHYVSYDDLVRDFKEKKLHPADLKPAVATALNTLLEPVQKLYETEEFKKIKALAYPDEEPKAKKVKAKKLNPMIAPYFTKEEGGLAESPEEAAANAKAAGFEYKQRKGKKGNAQKQDDSAQAEADAPTEALQNLSVHP
- a CDS encoding endosomal cargo receptor (Erp3), which codes for MSVRTNALAVLLLVLTIYTTITDAAALTASVPQRGKSCYFAWVDQKYEKVGFYFAVQEGGDFDVDYTLISPHDKIILHGEKSSQEDFVFTANEAGEYSFCFENRVSTHEEKLVDFDITVESEPRLELPLAKAALLRDQSSPVEESMSKIDSDLTSIERTLRYFRLRDNQGYVLVDHTQHRITRYSIFQALIILGVSVGQVYMVKYFFDRGSSASRFRV